The window aaagaaggagaggaaggctgacaagcaaaggataagagaacaacttgaggatacattgaggagttcaatgggaggaggaagccgatgatgatgatgatgacatacaaacagcagaggaggctagggattttaggcgaactgtttcaaggagtagagtaagttttcaagatgatcagcagagacagagagtagggggtagtggaggagctggcagttctagaggttctagatttttcaatccttttagaagatcacaaagtgtgagggcagccccaacacctctaccaataccagtaccaccatcagtattAGATCCTAAAtggcataagaagaaaggaagcagtcaaccaagaatcaaaggagcatggaaggggatgaagggattggttaaagaatcaatagctaagtggatgctataccataccatcccagcaaacactgcacaagacccccattatgataccatgatagataccattacagaggctggcccaggattcaagggccccaccccatatgaggtaatgaatgtttatctacctcaacaaaagtctgagattgatgagtacattagcgagatgaggagtatgtgggagacatatggggtgactataatggcagatggatgaactaggcctacaagaaagtccatcatcaatttcatagTTTAtagtgatgggaggacagtgttcctcaaatctgtggatgcatccaaagataTCAAGGATGCGAAATACATTTATAGATTGTTAAAgaaagtagtggaaaaagatgtgggcattgagaatgttgtccagattgtaacggacaatggaagcaacttcaagctggccggtgagaagatgataaacaacaataagtaccgactcttctggactccttgtgcagtccattgcattgacttaatgctaaaggatatgggaaagttaaagttggtgaagactgtggttgaaagtgcaagacaagtcaccaactttatatacaaccactcctatgcactcaatctactgagggaaaaatgtgggggtaaCTTgattaggcctggcatcacaagatttaccaccaactacattgccctaaaaagcattgagacaaagaaggcgaggctgagaagtatgtttgcttctgaggagtggtttgggtGGAAGGGTTCTAAGACTGCAACTGGGAGAGAAGCACAAGCAaccatgtcatctgaggacttctggtcaaaactaagcaaagtggtgaaagtgttggagccagtagttaaagttctacatattGCTAACTCCGCTctcaagggcccaaccatgccagtcctatatgctgcaatggaCTTAATGAAAGATAGTATCTACAGTGTGGCTCTTCGCAatagcaaacacttcttggaTATCATCAACACTCGTTGgaagaatcaacttatgcatccactgcataaggctggtgagtaaatttgttttatttaactaatttatagtattattatttactaattacctatgcatttaaCAATatctctattctatatgtcaaatttcaacatactacttgaaccctaactatcaatataacaataggttTGGGTTGGAAAcacaacttattgatgctgtgaaacaaatAGTGAAGAAGTTGAAGCCAGATGGTgtactacaagcaatttgcaacaatgaggtgaatcttacaattcatttggaaactcaacttattgatgctttcaaacaagcagtgaagaagtacttactaattttccacatgggtgtagatcaagatatttagggatgcattgggaagttttggaactgatgctacgatacaaggcagagcacgcggtgatgctggtaattcttttaagttttaaattacatatgtattgaaatttgaaagttgaaaggtgaaacaacatttgacacatgtcctttttgttgtaatttgtaaacttgtaatgcagctgaatggtgggtgttgtatggggaatcggctgagaacttaagaagaatagtaatcaaagtccttgcccaaacatgttccgcatctggctgtgagaggaactggaatacctttgcactcatccactccaagaggcgcaacagattggggtctcaacgtttatctgacatggtgtatgtgcattacaacttgaggctgaaactgcaacacatacgcatgggacatgagggacagaggggcactattgatctcgctgacatctttcaagttgactcagacgatgaggaccctattgtggattgggtgagagatagaggtgagccagtgttggatcaggagggaggtaggcccgaccccgtgatagcttccgagattggtgctgatgtggatgattatatggctgacgagggtcagatacatgcacgggaagcctcacccataccattccagcccactggtggcaatgttgctgatgatgaagactagTCTAAGTcctcagatgatgatgatggtggtgatggtgatgctggtggtggtgatggtgatggtgatggtggtgggggtggtggtgatggtggtgggggtggtggtgatggtggtggtggaggtgatggtggtgaagattttgacggcatgcgaaagcgttatgtggtaggccaggatatggcgcctgtagagccactccgattcactggagagacacagtatgatcatgccacacaagatacggaccacggagcacgtgcccccgcacccccaccctcaggACGCCCCCTACAACCATACAGTAGGAAGCGTATGGGTTGACAAACACaattgcaacctgatcacatggacattgatgacctatctagctctgttggtggtttgagtatgggtgatagggagggaggaccgactggacattggcgtgccccatcttttgacgcacataccactccattggcattggattatggtgcatcacaaccttacggtggatatggatatggatcatcatcatatgggcagtttagtggggtaggggactatgactaccaatcccagtcccagggacatattGAATCATCTTTTGAAgatgacatctttgcataccctagcgggcctagctaccaacctcaccagccatacatgcagccaatgccaacgCCTCTTGCGCCGTCGCCGACATCATATCACattggatcatcttcttcacagactggatcgattggttaCCCTAGCATATATCCTAGGATTGgatacctacagtatgttgatgactccatttacatgacacttgtggatgactacattcgtttcttctccgattctataccgtggtccacatatgtccttcaaacagagaacaaTGGATGTCGACTCTAGCggggcatgagtgggattgatccagggaggcacaacaactattattagcacttgtaaGTTATAAATTGTAAGTTGTGAATTTGTGATTTCActgatttgtgaacttgtgagttgtgactttgatactttgtgtattgcctttaaggctttaagcatttgagctattgagttttgacttttgagttattgactattaatctattatggagtttatgagaatatgattatgaattatgtcttatgagttttaattagtttgtttacatttcttttatgtctttaactgcctaatcaatgtgtatttaactatttatacattagggtcggcgatcgtatgtcaatcaagggtgcaaacccaaaacaccaatttgaattcatgtttttgcaattttatggtttaaatgtgtttatttagcttaaataagggtgcccatgaagtttcagtcctaaatatggccaaataccccccgagatggactcctgaaatattgcagaaaaaatgcaatatttcgggaatatttcgtgatattttggatatctcggtaggcccgagataccgatatatcgcgaaatattaaaccttgatagttattgcaactctgaatatcacctttatttttgtaaatcggaaccacGATGCTTTTCCTGCATTCATCTGGTAATTTCCTTgagctcataatcttattaaacagcttggttagccaagataaatcacatattcctaagctcttccacacttctattgggatctcatttgggccttgtgccttgccaactttcatcctccttaaagcttcttttgcTTCAAACATCCTAATTCTTCATCTATATCTACGACATGTAGTGTCTTCATGGATATTGCAATCTTCCGAAATACTATTACTCGAAGTGtgttcatttagtaggctgcagaaataaccttcccatctcttcttaatgtcctcatcccttactagtactttaccatcttcacttttaatacatctaacattgtcgagatctctactcttcctttccctcattttagatattttatagATAGCTTTCCCCCCTTCCTTGGTGTtcaaattgttataaagatcttcaaaaACATGTCACTTAATAATAACTCCAAATACAAATGAAATGAGTGTCAACCTCACATATAAATTATGGAATCAGAAAGAAGCTTACAGAGGTCAGGTAACGCTAACATCCAACGAACAAGTTGCATAAACTCTTATATGCAGATTCCAAGGTCAAACCATCATCAATTCAGCATACACCCAAGGATCCATGAAACAAATAGAACACGAGTCCCATTTTGAGGGGTTTAGTATTGAGATATATTGCAGTCAAGGGTGGAATTGAGAGATATCCAAGTTTTGGTGCTTGCAGATGTATGTTGTTaaattatttctttatttctggAAGGGCAGGAGAGGTCAATATACATTTTATAAGGAAAAGATACTTAAATCTCCTTATTTAGGTAACTTTCTTTACGAACAAAGTAAGTTGGAAATGGTTCTACAGTAAATACCACAAGAATGCATACTGGCCCACACCTCTCACAAGAAATTCAGTCTTACGATTGAGTATTTTATATTGTGTCTTACTTCATGGTCTTCATTTAGGTTAAAACAAAGATTAACTGGCCTGGCCTGAGGGGTAACATCATTTGCTATGTTGTGGAATTTAGGAGGATTTTTTAGGACAGAGCTAGAGTGGTGCAAGGATTCTTGGTGGTGTCATAATCTTCTGACAAGGTCAACCAAGCGAAGAAAAGCCTTACCCATCAATAAAAGCGCTTGCCAGAACAAGGCAAGCCAAAAGCTCGCTTTTGCCTAATTATTAGTAAGGCGCGCGCCAGAACGAGCAGCAAGGGATAAGCCCAATGAAGAGTAAGCTGGTCTAAAACCACTCCTGATTTACAACCATAAAGCGGTCAAGCTGATCTATGAGCACTCTCTCCTCGCTTGACTGGCTTCTGCattggaggagttcaatggtATCAACTGATAAGTTTGACACAAATTGGTAGTCCACCCTATTGGAAGATTAATACATATTTTTGACACCATCTTGTAACTTCAGTAACCTCATGCAAAGGGATGACTGCCCTCATGTTAGCATGCATAAATTTATAGCATTTCAGCTTCCATACAACTAATTCAGTTTTTCATATAAGCCAAAATATTTCACAGCAGGGACAGTGTGAGACACCTTGTATCCATGCTGCAACCGATATCAGTGTCTTTTTCACCTAGCAAGCCATGAttgaaaatttaataaaataataggtCATTTTGGTCAATGCTATAATTCTACTAATGAACCTTTCTTGCATAAAACATAGCTCATGACAGATACCAAATGTCATTTTGGTGTATAGTTATGTACAAGTtgaaaaagaccaaaacataTGCACGTCAAGCAAATTGAAATGAGGAAAAGGAATTCCAAAAATTGCATTTAGTTCGTCAAATACTTATAGCAGTAAAAGATAAAAGAGTAGCAAAAGAGAAGGCAAggatagggagagagaaagagagatgcaTAGAATAATATCCCACTTAGTGGTTTAGAAAAGCAAAAACCCTGTCTATCTTTTTCCaaataattaattcatgcataaACATATATTCTTCTCAATCACAAGAACAAGTAATAGACTTAAAGTTAGAATAGTTGTTTTGAGGAACCTGGCATGTTTGACACAAAGCCACCTCTGTTCTCAATGCTGCCTCTTTCAGTGTTGGGCTCATGGTCTGTAGACATCTGTATTGCCTGTCCCCCTCTTGAAAGAACTGCCCGTGAGTCTCCAACATTAGCTATCCATAACTTTCGACCATTTATGACAATTGCAGTAACAGCAGTAGATCCACCACGTCCAAGGTCAGGACTATGGGAAAGAATTGATTGGTCAGTCCTCTCATATGCTTTTGAAATCGATCTATTGGGATCAGTCCAAAACTCTTCCTACATTGATAAAACACATAATATACAATTAGAACCTCTGAAATTGATATAAGTAGCCCAAACATATATACTCAAACCTTAGAGTTCAAACAAACAACCTACCTCCTTTAGGATATTGGAAAACAAATGCTTTTGTAAGTACGCCGGTACACTATCCCCCAAATGACCATCATAAATAGCAAACAGCCCAAGTtcatgtcctttgttctgaacaAACTTAGCAACATGAAAATCTTCCATGGGATGATTTGCTTTTCCTTTCACGAGGCTAAATCCATACTTGATTGGTCCCTGATTGCTTCTCCCCTTACCAGAGCCACTTGTCGAGCGTCCTCCTATTAACTAAAGACAGAATTCTTAATTTAACTTCGAGAGAATGAGTTAAACATGAAAGGAAAAGCTCCGAAGAGGGGTGATTTCCAAATTTTTGTAGAAAGGTACAGGTATACACTAAATAGAGCTAAAAATCTTAACTATAACAAACAAACCAACAAAGCAATCCCATTGAAAAGAAGCCACGAGAGGGAGAGAATTGTTTTCAAGTTGTGGCATTACTTATCTCAAAATTGGGCTCAGTGCtgaaaccaggaaaaaaaaaattcccgaGGCAAAAACAGTATTCTACTCCAAAAGTGGAAATTGAACTTCAAACAAGTAGGAAAATTTTTacattgcaccaaaaaaaaaaaaaaaagggaaatttttacACAGTTAATACCATCATCCTGACATACAATATTACACTATTATAGAATCAGCCAAGCAGAAAGCTTTGCGTATAGGGACAGAACCAGCCCATTTAAATGGAAAGCAACCTCTATAAAAATTTCCCCTCAATAAAATCAACTCTCGTTAAAACCCCCAGAATTCAGTTTCAACCCTAAATGAAGTACAGAGAACCTGGCGGAAAAAAAGTGGAGCGAGAATAGATTCCACCTCCAAAATAATATCGAAAcggccaaaaaataaaaccactcAACTTAGTCCTATGCTCTTTTAGAGTCTAACCTAACTTCCATGGCATATAATTTACTacgaattatatatatataagacaaAGAATCACTATGTAAGAACCAGAACAGGGTAAATTTGCTCACCTGAGAATAGGCAGCATTAAAGCAACATAATTTATCCATAAAAACCTCCACCACCTCTACCTCTTCCACTAAATTCTCAACATCTACCAATTCTGCAAAACCTCAAATCGAAATTTGCTCCAAACCACTGTTTCTCCCCGAATTTCACAAACTGCATCACAAAAACCAGCAATCCGATCTTAAAAACAACAACCCACCATCAAAAGCAAgtccaaaaccccaaaataatAAACTCCCCATTCCTTCCCCAGAGAGGAAAGATGAGTGggtggagagagaagaagatgaaaaagaacagaaaaaattAGGCTAGGTATTTTAGAAATTCTCTTACCGATCCACCAATCTCCTTTACTTTAGAATACAAAGGCAAAAGAAAAGCCAGAGACAAGCTGGGTTGTTGAAGCTGCTGAAgaagttcttcttttcttctttttcttctttttcttctttttcttcgttCGCACAAGTATTATTATGAGAAATGGAAATATAGAAACAAGGAAAATTGAGAAGGTGAGAACATGTACAAACACCTTTCCACTCTGACAAAATAATAGATGTAATAAAGAAATGGTAATGAGAGGAATCGGCAATTGTTGTGTTTTCCCCAACTCTGTAACCGTTTTGAGGGTATTCGCAAATGCAAAAAAGCTGTTACAAAGCCTACAATTGAAGACTTGTTTCCTGTTGACTTTGTTGTCAGTGTTTGTCGATTATTTCGTACTTCTTAACTCTTTCTCTTGTGTTTCCATTCAACTGGC is drawn from Telopea speciosissima isolate NSW1024214 ecotype Mountain lineage chromosome 1, Tspe_v1, whole genome shotgun sequence and contains these coding sequences:
- the LOC122648526 gene encoding probable protein phosphatase 2C 9, with the protein product MDKLCCFNAAYSQLIGGRSTSGSGKGRSNQGPIKYGFSLVKGKANHPMEDFHVAKFVQNKGHELGLFAIYDGHLGDSVPAYLQKHLFSNILKEEEFWTDPNRSISKAYERTDQSILSHSPDLGRGGSTAVTAIVINGRKLWIANVGDSRAVLSRGGQAIQMSTDHEPNTERGSIENRGGFVSNMPGDVPRVNGQLAVSRAFGDKSLKSHLRSDPDIQNADIDSNTDLLILASDGLWKVMSNQEAVDIARKIKDPQRAAKQLTAEAVNRDSKDDISCVVVRFRG